One Eubacterium sp. 1001713B170207_170306_E7 genomic region harbors:
- a CDS encoding precorrin-8X methylmutase, which yields MTAYINNPKEIEKRSFEIITEELGGKTFPPEIADIVKRVIHTTADFEYADLIEFKNNAVESGLKALAAGKKIYADTSMIKVAVNRKALADHQLEIVNYVHDEDVAKAAKERGVTRSTVGMEKALDDDSVGIFAIGNAPTALYKLIEFIKEGKAKPDLIVGAPIGFVGAAESKEALDELDALAVPYIRINGRKGGSPVVAAILNAMLYKLGRDW from the coding sequence ATGACAGCTTATATCAACAACCCGAAAGAAATTGAGAAAAGAAGCTTTGAGATTATTACCGAGGAGCTCGGCGGAAAGACCTTTCCGCCGGAGATCGCGGATATTGTAAAGCGTGTGATCCACACCACCGCTGATTTTGAGTACGCTGACCTGATTGAATTTAAGAACAACGCAGTCGAAAGCGGCCTGAAAGCCCTTGCGGCCGGCAAAAAAATCTATGCGGATACCAGCATGATCAAGGTAGCCGTCAACCGCAAAGCGCTGGCGGACCACCAGCTTGAAATTGTCAACTACGTTCACGACGAGGATGTGGCAAAGGCCGCCAAGGAACGGGGCGTTACCCGTTCAACCGTGGGCATGGAAAAAGCTCTGGACGACGACAGCGTCGGCATTTTTGCCATTGGCAACGCGCCGACTGCGCTGTATAAGCTCATTGAGTTCATCAAAGAAGGAAAAGCGAAGCCAGATTTAATCGTGGGCGCTCCCATCGGTTTTGTGGGCGCGGCAGAATCCAAGGAAGCCCTTGACGAGCTGGACGCCCTGGCGGTTCCATACATTCGCATTAACGGCAGAAAGGGCGGCAGCCCGGTGGTTGCGGCGATTTTAAACGCCATGCTCTATAAATTAGGACGGGATTGGTAA
- a CDS encoding cobyrinate a,c-diamide synthase — translation MNTFMLAGVSSNVGKTTVTMGVMSALCKRNGSVVPFKTGPDYIDPMFHTFVTGKKSTNLDTWMVDRETIRSLFYHKLSEDSIAVIEGVMGLYDGHGLETDVGSSAYLSKVVDAPVFLIIDGRGMSKSAAAMVKGYVDFDPETRIAGVIINKIASESHYQLLKEMIETCTGVPCVGYFPNCPDIVMNSRHLGLIPVDELQGLREQVEKAAALAEQHIDLDRMLALSRREAIPDVREDPFDACAGRYADLTVGFAKDKAFSFYYEDNFNALRKLGVRLVPFSPLEDSGLPEGLDALYIGGGFPEMFGRDLEKNHAFRESIKNALENGLPCFAECGGLMYLTESMEMLDGEKYRAAGFFKADTKMTKRLQRFGYIDIDTVIHGTPIQIKGHEFHHSLVHEREPIPTRYQITKGDRKWTCGFCRKNTLAGYPHIHFYSNPQFLLALLDKAEKIKRLEEQDSENSNG, via the coding sequence ATGAATACTTTTATGCTGGCAGGAGTCAGCAGTAATGTTGGGAAAACAACCGTGACCATGGGGGTGATGTCTGCCCTGTGCAAAAGGAACGGTTCAGTGGTTCCCTTTAAAACCGGACCGGATTACATTGATCCGATGTTCCACACCTTTGTCACTGGAAAGAAATCCACCAACCTGGACACCTGGATGGTGGATCGGGAGACCATCCGGTCCTTGTTTTACCACAAGCTGTCCGAGGATTCCATCGCGGTGATCGAAGGGGTCATGGGACTCTATGACGGCCACGGGCTGGAAACCGATGTGGGCAGCAGCGCTTACCTGTCAAAGGTGGTGGACGCGCCGGTTTTTCTGATCATCGACGGCCGGGGCATGTCCAAAAGCGCGGCGGCCATGGTCAAGGGTTATGTGGATTTTGACCCGGAAACCCGGATTGCCGGTGTGATCATCAATAAGATTGCTTCGGAATCTCACTATCAGCTTTTAAAGGAAATGATTGAGACCTGCACGGGGGTTCCTTGTGTTGGCTATTTTCCGAATTGTCCGGATATTGTCATGAACAGCCGGCATCTCGGCCTTATTCCGGTGGACGAGCTTCAGGGCCTCCGGGAGCAGGTGGAAAAGGCGGCGGCGCTGGCAGAGCAGCATATTGATCTCGACAGGATGTTAGCGCTCAGCCGCAGAGAAGCCATACCGGACGTTCGGGAGGACCCCTTTGACGCCTGTGCGGGCCGTTACGCAGATTTGACCGTAGGCTTCGCTAAGGACAAGGCCTTCAGCTTCTATTATGAGGATAATTTCAACGCGCTCAGAAAGCTGGGGGTCCGGCTGGTGCCCTTCAGTCCCCTTGAGGACAGCGGACTGCCCGAGGGTCTGGACGCCCTGTACATCGGCGGCGGTTTTCCGGAAATGTTCGGGCGAGACCTTGAGAAGAACCACGCCTTCAGGGAGAGTATAAAAAACGCTTTGGAAAACGGCCTTCCCTGTTTTGCGGAATGCGGCGGCCTGATGTATCTCACAGAGAGCATGGAAATGCTGGACGGCGAAAAATACCGGGCGGCAGGCTTTTTTAAGGCGGACACAAAGATGACCAAGCGGCTTCAGCGGTTTGGTTATATTGACATTGACACCGTGATCCACGGCACGCCCATACAGATTAAAGGGCATGAGTTTCATCACAGCCTGGTGCATGAGAGGGAGCCAATCCCCACGCGTTACCAGATTACCAAGGGAGACCGGAAATGGACCTGCGGCTTCTGCAGGAAAAATACCCTTGCCGGGTACCCGCACATTCATTTCTACAGCAACCCGCAGTTTTTGCTGGCGCTGTTAGACAAAGCCGAAAAAATCAAGAGGTTGGAGGAACAGGACAGTGAGAACAGTAACGGTTAA
- a CDS encoding phenylacetate--CoA ligase, which produces MENYFQPEIECASREQIRAWQDERLVETVKHVYENVPYYKNLMDEKKVTPDDIKGVDDLHKLPFLTKDDLREAYPYGLLAEPLENCVRIQSTSGTTGRRVVAFYTQDDIDLWDECCARAIVAAGGTKEDVVHVSYGYGLFTGGPGLNGGSHKVGCLTLPMSSGNTERQIQFMRDLGSTILCCTPSYAAFLGETVCEMGLQDEIKLKAGIFGAEAWSEEMRQDIQNKLGIKAYDIYGLTEISGPGVSFECCEQTGMHINEDHFIAEIIDPNTGEVLPDGEKGELVFTSITKKAFPLLRYRTRDICVLSREKCSCGRTHVKMTKPMGRSDDMLIVKGVNVFPSQIETVLLNKGYPANYQIIVSRENNSDKLDVQVEMTLEMFSDNLREVSAREKELVDALKAMLGIYANVQLVAPKSITRSEGKAVRVIDKRNLY; this is translated from the coding sequence ATGGAGAACTATTTCCAGCCTGAAATCGAGTGTGCCTCGCGGGAACAGATCCGGGCCTGGCAGGATGAACGTTTGGTTGAGACGGTTAAGCATGTTTATGAAAACGTCCCCTATTACAAAAATCTGATGGACGAAAAAAAGGTGACCCCTGATGATATAAAGGGCGTGGATGATTTACACAAGCTGCCGTTTTTGACAAAGGATGACCTGAGAGAGGCGTATCCCTATGGCCTTCTGGCGGAGCCCCTTGAAAACTGTGTGCGTATCCAGTCTACCAGCGGCACCACCGGACGGCGGGTCGTCGCTTTTTATACCCAGGACGACATTGACCTCTGGGATGAATGCTGTGCCCGTGCCATTGTGGCGGCCGGCGGAACCAAGGAGGACGTGGTGCACGTCTCCTATGGCTACGGTCTGTTTACCGGCGGCCCCGGCTTAAACGGCGGTTCCCACAAGGTGGGCTGCCTGACGCTGCCCATGTCCTCAGGGAATACGGAACGACAGATTCAGTTTATGCGGGATCTGGGCTCCACGATTCTCTGCTGTACGCCATCCTATGCCGCATTTCTGGGCGAAACGGTTTGTGAAATGGGCCTGCAGGATGAAATCAAGCTGAAAGCCGGTATCTTTGGCGCAGAAGCCTGGAGTGAGGAAATGCGTCAGGATATTCAGAATAAGCTTGGCATTAAAGCCTATGACATTTACGGGCTCACTGAGATCTCCGGTCCGGGCGTATCCTTTGAGTGCTGTGAACAGACCGGCATGCACATCAATGAAGACCACTTTATCGCTGAAATCATCGACCCGAACACCGGTGAGGTGCTGCCGGACGGCGAAAAGGGCGAGCTGGTATTCACAAGCATTACCAAAAAAGCCTTCCCGCTGCTGCGCTACCGCACCCGTGACATCTGTGTCCTGAGCCGTGAAAAATGCTCCTGTGGCAGAACTCATGTCAAGATGACCAAGCCAATGGGCCGCAGCGATGATATGCTCATCGTAAAGGGCGTGAATGTGTTCCCATCCCAGATTGAAACAGTGCTCTTAAACAAGGGCTACCCGGCAAATTATCAGATCATTGTCAGCCGTGAAAACAACAGCGATAAGCTGGATGTTCAGGTGGAAATGACCCTTGAAATGTTCTCTGATAACCTGAGAGAGGTTTCTGCCAGAGAAAAAGAACTGGTGGATGCACTCAAGGCCATGCTTGGCATTTATGCCAATGTTCAGCTGGTTGCGCCGAAGTCCATTACCCGCAGCGAGGGCAAGGCAGTCCGCGTCATTGATAAACGTAATTTATATTAA
- the cbiE gene encoding precorrin-6y C5,15-methyltransferase (decarboxylating) subunit CbiE, whose protein sequence is MYKLKVVSLGPGNPDYILPIAKKEIAAAEVILCGERHLESFDATGKEVMIIGRGTPLSELMQRVKEYYPVRKTAVVVSGDCGFYSLLTYTKKNVPPEDIEAIPGISSLQYLFAKIGMTWQDAEMMSLHGRDQDLLKRVATGNKVGILTDGEHNTAYIAKKLRENGYGEKFLYVGEDLSYSDERITRLTVEEGLGFKEKGMAVVVIADE, encoded by the coding sequence ATGTATAAATTAAAAGTAGTGAGCCTGGGGCCGGGAAACCCCGATTATATTCTTCCCATCGCTAAAAAGGAAATTGCCGCGGCGGAGGTGATCCTGTGCGGAGAGCGTCATCTGGAAAGCTTTGACGCCACAGGCAAGGAAGTCATGATCATCGGCAGGGGAACGCCTTTATCCGAGCTGATGCAGCGTGTAAAGGAATATTATCCGGTCCGGAAAACAGCCGTTGTCGTGTCGGGTGACTGCGGCTTCTACAGTCTTTTGACCTACACGAAAAAGAATGTTCCGCCGGAGGATATTGAGGCTATTCCGGGGATTTCATCCTTACAGTACCTTTTTGCCAAAATCGGCATGACCTGGCAGGACGCCGAGATGATGAGCCTGCACGGCAGGGATCAGGATTTACTGAAACGGGTGGCAACCGGAAATAAGGTCGGTATTCTGACCGATGGTGAGCACAATACAGCCTATATTGCCAAAAAGCTGAGAGAAAACGGTTATGGGGAAAAATTCCTCTATGTTGGGGAGGATCTCTCCTATTCAGACGAACGGATTACAAGATTAACAGTGGAGGAGGGCCTTGGCTTTAAAGAAAAGGGCATGGCCGTAGTGGTGATTGCAGATGAGTAG
- the cobI gene encoding precorrin-2 C(20)-methyltransferase — MKGIFYGLGVGPGDPDLLTVKAHKILQSADVIITPTKKMGKPSIAYRIVESHITDHTRVVEMSFPMLSLSAERETLEKQWKENADEIEKILEEGKSVVFLTLGDPMVFSTYSYVMEYLLERGVEVITLSGVPSFCNLAAQINVPLTQGEESLGIVAMTQPIEEIQQILDAHRNIVIMKVSADNKRLAEELEKRGLENSFVLVSNIGMENQTIIRDIEVLKGDIPYLSTLLIKKDYDITL, encoded by the coding sequence ATGAAAGGTATATTTTATGGTTTGGGCGTCGGCCCTGGAGATCCGGATTTACTGACAGTAAAGGCACACAAAATTCTGCAGTCGGCAGATGTGATCATTACACCGACTAAAAAGATGGGAAAACCAAGCATCGCTTACCGTATTGTGGAAAGCCATATTACCGACCATACGCGTGTTGTGGAAATGTCTTTCCCAATGCTTTCCCTGAGCGCAGAACGTGAAACCCTGGAAAAGCAGTGGAAGGAAAACGCCGACGAGATTGAAAAAATTCTGGAAGAGGGAAAAAGCGTTGTCTTCTTGACCCTTGGCGATCCGATGGTGTTCAGCACCTATTCCTATGTGATGGAATACCTTCTGGAGCGGGGCGTTGAGGTGATCACCCTTTCCGGCGTGCCGTCCTTCTGCAACCTGGCGGCTCAGATCAATGTTCCGCTGACCCAGGGTGAGGAATCGCTCGGGATCGTGGCAATGACACAGCCCATTGAGGAAATACAGCAGATTCTGGACGCGCACCGCAACATTGTTATTATGAAGGTCAGCGCGGACAATAAACGTCTGGCTGAAGAGCTGGAAAAACGCGGACTGGAAAATTCCTTTGTGCTGGTATCCAATATCGGTATGGAAAATCAGACCATTATCCGCGATATTGAAGTGCTCAAGGGCGATATTCCTTATCTGTCCACTCTGCTGATCAAAAAGGATTACGACATCACACTATAA
- a CDS encoding ABC transporter ATP-binding protein codes for MENSVMLKFEGVHTGYGDKEVIKGFTADIHKGEFVGLIGSNGTGKSTLLKCLSGLLPITGGRIVVKGKDNAGLKQRERSQMVAVVPQSFDIDYDFTVEDIVLMGRNPYLSYKDREGAEDYRIVEQAMKMTKTLGFRGRMFNELSGGEKQRVIIARAIAQEPDIILLDEPTSALDVHHQIEVMELIDQLNKNDHMTVVAVLHDINLASRYCKRLIMIQDGRVVADGPPADVVIERNLKQLYNMKMLVRENAVFEKPEIVPIRVLEGEEARNPLHIHVICGGSGASKVIEELDDMGHWVTAGVINEGSDDWLVCKSLNLDIVGERPFTTISMEKQRENLKLMQDADIVLVADVPFGLGNVNNLEGLETLDAEIYLHANCLNNDFTEGRLEACLNKIRARKTVVEIGDHDAFLELLQQR; via the coding sequence ATGGAAAACTCAGTCATGCTGAAATTTGAAGGTGTCCATACCGGCTACGGGGATAAGGAAGTCATCAAGGGCTTTACAGCGGATATCCACAAGGGTGAGTTTGTCGGCCTTATCGGCTCAAACGGCACGGGTAAATCCACACTGCTCAAATGCCTGTCCGGCCTTCTGCCGATCACTGGCGGCAGGATTGTGGTCAAAGGTAAAGACAACGCCGGGCTCAAACAGCGTGAACGCTCTCAGATGGTGGCCGTAGTGCCCCAGTCCTTTGATATCGACTATGACTTTACGGTTGAGGACATTGTGCTCATGGGCAGGAACCCTTATCTGAGCTATAAGGACCGCGAGGGCGCAGAGGATTACCGCATTGTGGAGCAGGCCATGAAGATGACCAAGACGCTGGGCTTCAGAGGCCGCATGTTCAATGAGCTCAGCGGCGGCGAAAAGCAGCGTGTGATCATCGCGCGGGCCATTGCACAGGAGCCGGACATTATTCTGCTGGACGAGCCCACCTCCGCGCTGGATGTGCACCATCAGATTGAGGTGATGGAATTAATCGACCAGCTCAATAAAAATGACCATATGACTGTGGTGGCTGTGCTTCACGATATCAACCTGGCATCCCGGTACTGTAAACGCCTGATCATGATTCAGGACGGCCGGGTAGTGGCGGACGGGCCGCCGGCGGACGTGGTCATTGAGCGGAATTTAAAACAGCTTTATAATATGAAGATGCTGGTGCGGGAAAACGCGGTTTTTGAGAAGCCGGAGATCGTGCCCATCCGTGTGCTGGAGGGCGAGGAAGCCCGCAATCCGCTTCACATCCATGTGATCTGCGGCGGCAGCGGCGCCTCAAAGGTCATTGAGGAGTTGGACGACATGGGACACTGGGTAACCGCCGGCGTCATCAATGAGGGCAGCGACGACTGGCTGGTCTGTAAGTCGCTGAATCTTGATATTGTCGGGGAACGGCCTTTTACGACCATCTCCATGGAAAAGCAGCGGGAAAACTTAAAGCTGATGCAGGACGCCGACATCGTTCTGGTTGCAGATGTGCCCTTTGGACTTGGCAACGTCAATAATCTGGAGGGTCTGGAGACCCTGGACGCGGAGATTTACCTGCACGCAAACTGCCTGAATAACGATTTTACCGAGGGCAGGCTGGAAGCCTGTCTGAATAAGATACGCGCGAGAAAAACCGTGGTCGAAATCGGAGACCACGACGCGTTTTTAGAATTGCTTCAGCAACGTTAG
- the cbiD gene encoding cobalt-precorrin-5B (C(1))-methyltransferase CbiD — translation MLEKYIEKGGKRLRYGYTTGSCATAAAKGAVSMLLGGKKLETIGIDTPKGWPLTIELFDCEIGENWASCSVIKDGGDDPDITNGVKIFVKVTQKAEPGIVFKGGRGVGKVTLKGLSLPVGEPAINPVPREMITREIMKVMKDYEAAGGYEVEVSIPDGEVLAKRTFNPKLGIVGGLSVVGTSGIVEPMSEDALKESMRLELSMLKAKGVDEIIFVPGNYGKDFVESLHLNTEVLVKTSNFIGFMLEEAERMGFKKILFVGHLGKLVKVAGGLFNTHSAVADGRMEILAAHCALLGGSQACVEKIMNSTTTDEAVDYLLEEKLPGYFDHLAEAVKKRCEAKVYDNIEIETIIFSKAHGLLGESAKAKDRVKALCIN, via the coding sequence ATGCTGGAAAAATATATAGAAAAAGGCGGCAAGCGGCTGCGCTATGGCTACACCACAGGCTCCTGCGCCACAGCGGCGGCAAAGGGCGCGGTGTCCATGCTGCTGGGTGGTAAAAAGCTTGAAACCATTGGCATTGACACCCCAAAGGGGTGGCCGCTGACCATCGAGCTGTTTGACTGCGAAATCGGTGAGAACTGGGCTTCCTGCTCAGTGATCAAGGATGGCGGCGACGATCCGGATATTACAAACGGCGTTAAAATTTTTGTGAAGGTGACCCAAAAGGCCGAGCCCGGTATTGTTTTTAAAGGCGGCCGGGGCGTCGGTAAGGTTACCCTGAAGGGACTGAGCCTGCCAGTGGGAGAGCCGGCCATCAATCCGGTTCCCCGGGAGATGATCACCCGTGAAATCATGAAAGTGATGAAGGACTACGAAGCGGCGGGCGGCTATGAGGTAGAGGTCTCCATCCCGGACGGTGAGGTTCTGGCTAAACGGACCTTTAATCCCAAGCTTGGGATTGTCGGCGGCTTGTCCGTCGTGGGCACCTCCGGTATCGTTGAGCCCATGAGCGAGGATGCGCTGAAGGAATCCATGCGGCTGGAGCTGTCCATGCTCAAGGCGAAGGGCGTTGATGAGATCATCTTTGTTCCCGGTAATTATGGCAAGGATTTTGTGGAATCACTTCACCTGAATACCGAGGTACTTGTGAAAACCAGCAATTTTATTGGCTTTATGCTGGAGGAAGCAGAGCGGATGGGCTTTAAAAAGATTCTCTTTGTCGGGCATTTGGGAAAGCTGGTAAAGGTGGCAGGCGGCCTGTTCAACACGCACAGCGCTGTGGCGGACGGGCGGATGGAAATTCTGGCGGCGCACTGCGCGCTTCTTGGCGGCAGCCAGGCTTGCGTGGAAAAAATCATGAACAGCACCACCACCGACGAGGCCGTAGACTACCTGCTTGAGGAAAAACTTCCGGGTTATTTTGACCACCTGGCCGAAGCGGTTAAAAAACGTTGCGAGGCAAAGGTTTATGACAATATAGAAATTGAGACAATCATTTTCTCAAAGGCGCACGGACTTTTAGGAGAAAGCGCCAAAGCAAAGGACAGGGTGAAAGCGCTATGTATAAATTAA
- a CDS encoding GHMP kinase codes for MRTVTVKSPGSCGEFIQGIYHEQPCLVSCPIDLYSNIRIVEGPATRMLDTKAVQMLELIFSEYSIPREEKHHINIQMSSEIPIEKGMASSTADIAGIARGLSAYYDLGLSDKTIAELCVFIEPTDNIMFERLNLFNHVCGDVLINFEAQLEAQILIVEFKGAVNTMNFHRQQDGYTREEVARFGEVLELFKQGLRDKSLDAIGRACTESARLNQKILYKPHLEALAALSEAFGGHGVITGHSGTVIGVLYSEEAFDYTAFMQRFLNVVPKQDYDALFLKNIIPGGLKVSIED; via the coding sequence GTGAGAACAGTAACGGTTAAATCGCCGGGCTCCTGCGGAGAATTTATCCAGGGAATCTATCACGAACAGCCGTGCCTCGTATCCTGTCCCATTGATCTTTACTCCAATATCCGCATTGTGGAAGGGCCGGCCACCCGTATGCTCGACACCAAGGCGGTACAGATGCTGGAGCTGATCTTTTCAGAGTACAGCATTCCAAGGGAGGAGAAGCACCATATCAATATTCAGATGTCCTCGGAAATTCCCATTGAAAAGGGCATGGCCAGCAGCACCGCAGATATCGCCGGGATTGCCAGGGGCCTGAGCGCTTATTATGATCTGGGGCTCAGCGATAAAACCATTGCGGAGCTCTGCGTGTTCATCGAACCGACGGACAATATCATGTTTGAGCGGCTGAATCTTTTCAACCATGTGTGCGGCGACGTGCTGATCAATTTTGAGGCGCAGCTGGAAGCGCAGATATTGATCGTCGAGTTCAAGGGCGCTGTCAACACCATGAATTTTCACCGCCAGCAGGATGGCTACACACGTGAGGAGGTCGCGCGGTTCGGAGAGGTTCTGGAGCTTTTTAAACAGGGGCTGCGGGATAAAAGCCTTGACGCCATCGGACGCGCCTGCACCGAAAGCGCCAGGCTGAACCAGAAAATCCTATATAAACCCCATCTCGAGGCATTGGCGGCCTTGTCGGAGGCATTCGGCGGGCACGGGGTTATCACAGGCCACAGCGGCACGGTAATCGGCGTGCTGTACAGCGAGGAGGCCTTTGACTACACTGCTTTTATGCAGCGATTTTTGAACGTTGTCCCCAAACAGGACTACGACGCGCTGTTTTTGAAGAATATCATTCCCGGAGGCCTGAAGGTTTCCATAGAGGATTGA
- a CDS encoding acetolactate synthase, whose translation MTIKQISVFVENKAGQLSKFVDVLSENDIDMRALSLAETKDFGIVRVIVDDSYKASTVLKEAGYIFKLTPVLAAAVPDEPGALKNILKILGDNSINLEYTYAFITRKKDLAYMILRVENNEKAIEALSRSGVKLLTQEDLEEL comes from the coding sequence ATGACTATTAAACAGATTTCTGTATTTGTGGAAAACAAAGCCGGCCAGTTGTCGAAATTTGTGGATGTTCTGTCCGAAAATGATATCGACATGCGCGCTCTTTCCCTTGCCGAAACCAAGGATTTTGGCATTGTCCGTGTCATTGTGGACGATTCCTATAAAGCGTCGACGGTCCTGAAAGAGGCAGGCTACATCTTTAAACTGACGCCGGTACTGGCAGCCGCTGTTCCGGATGAACCGGGCGCGCTGAAAAATATTCTGAAGATTCTGGGCGATAACAGTATTAATCTGGAATACACCTATGCTTTTATCACGCGCAAAAAGGATCTGGCCTACATGATCCTGAGAGTGGAAAACAATGAAAAAGCCATTGAGGCGCTTTCCAGAAGCGGCGTGAAGCTGCTGACCCAGGAAGACCTGGAAGAGCTTTAA
- the cbiT gene encoding precorrin-6Y C5,15-methyltransferase (decarboxylating) subunit CbiT has product MSRVAGYKDEDYIRGKAPMTKREVRILTISLLGIQEKDIVVDIGAGTGGLTMEAAYAANEGRVYAVEAKEAALELEKQNIEKFGADNVTIIPGKAPAVLEKIEEKVDKVIIGGTGGQLEEIFIWCREHLNPGGRLVANFVTMENASLATTLMRKYFTDVDMIQVGVSRGEFIGGLTMLKASNPIFIITGSRA; this is encoded by the coding sequence ATGAGTAGAGTAGCAGGATATAAAGATGAGGATTACATCCGGGGCAAAGCGCCGATGACAAAGCGGGAGGTTCGGATTCTGACCATCTCTTTATTGGGTATTCAGGAAAAGGATATCGTGGTTGATATTGGCGCTGGTACCGGCGGCCTGACCATGGAGGCAGCTTACGCGGCAAATGAAGGCAGGGTTTACGCGGTTGAAGCCAAAGAGGCCGCGCTGGAGCTTGAGAAACAGAACATTGAGAAATTCGGCGCAGATAATGTGACCATCATTCCGGGAAAAGCGCCGGCTGTGCTTGAGAAAATCGAAGAAAAGGTCGATAAGGTCATCATCGGCGGTACCGGCGGACAGCTCGAGGAAATCTTTATCTGGTGCAGGGAGCATCTGAATCCGGGCGGCAGACTGGTAGCCAACTTTGTCACTATGGAAAACGCCTCTTTGGCCACAACCCTGATGCGCAAGTACTTTACCGACGTGGATATGATTCAGGTAGGCGTCAGCCGGGGCGAGTTTATCGGCGGCCTGACCATGCTCAAAGCCTCCAATCCGATTTTTATTATTACCGGGAGTAGGGCTTAA
- the fba gene encoding class II fructose-1,6-bisphosphate aldolase has protein sequence MLVSAKEMLNKAKAGHYGVGQFNINNLEWTKAVLQTANEQRSPVILGVSEGAGKYMCGYKTVTNMVNGMLDELNISVPVALHLDHGSYEGAKACIAAGFSSIMFDGSHLPFDENIEKTKELVEICRGKGLSLEAEVGAIGGEEDGVIGTGEFADPEECKKIADLGVTMLAAGIGNIHGKYPENWQGLNFDVLAQIQAKTGEMPLVLHGGTGIPDEMVRKAIDLGVAKINVNTECQLVFAEATRKYIETGKDLEGKGFDPRKLLAPGTQAIKDIVKVKMDLFGSTGKADA, from the coding sequence ATGTTAGTATCAGCAAAAGAAATGCTTAACAAAGCAAAAGCAGGCCATTATGGTGTGGGACAGTTCAACATCAATAACCTTGAATGGACCAAAGCGGTTCTTCAGACGGCCAACGAACAGAGATCACCTGTTATCCTGGGGGTTTCTGAAGGTGCTGGAAAATATATGTGTGGCTATAAAACAGTCACCAACATGGTTAACGGTATGCTGGACGAATTAAATATTTCAGTTCCGGTTGCCCTGCATCTGGATCACGGCAGCTACGAAGGTGCAAAGGCCTGTATCGCAGCCGGCTTCTCATCCATCATGTTTGACGGTTCTCATCTTCCTTTCGATGAAAACATCGAAAAAACAAAAGAACTGGTTGAAATCTGCCGCGGCAAGGGCTTATCTCTGGAAGCGGAAGTCGGTGCTATCGGCGGCGAAGAAGATGGTGTTATCGGAACCGGCGAATTCGCTGATCCTGAAGAATGTAAAAAAATCGCTGATTTAGGCGTAACCATGTTAGCCGCCGGAATCGGCAATATCCACGGAAAATACCCGGAAAACTGGCAGGGCTTAAACTTCGACGTTTTAGCCCAAATCCAGGCAAAAACCGGCGAAATGCCGCTCGTACTTCACGGTGGTACCGGTATTCCGGACGAAATGGTTCGGAAAGCCATTGATTTAGGCGTAGCCAAGATCAATGTTAACACCGAATGCCAGCTCGTATTTGCCGAAGCAACCAGAAAATACATCGAAACCGGCAAAGACCTTGAAGGCAAAGGTTTTGATCCTCGTAAATTACTGGCTCCTGGCACACAGGCCATTAAAGATATCGTAAAAGTAAAAATGGATCTTTTCGGTTCCACCGGAAAGGCCGACGCTTAA